One genomic region from Quercus robur chromosome 4, dhQueRobu3.1, whole genome shotgun sequence encodes:
- the LOC126724443 gene encoding alanine--glyoxylate aminotransferase 2 homolog 1, mitochondrial-like codes for MNPLQHKSMTQGEIHHVVNPDPYHGVFGSDANRYAKDLQDHIDFGTSGKVAGFIAETIQGAGGAVELAPGYLKLVYDIVRKAGGVCIVDEVQTGFGRTGSNYWGFETQGVIPDIFTMAKVITHNLF; via the exons ATGAATCCGCTTCAACACAAGTCCATGACACAG GGTGAAATTCATCATGTTGTAAATCCAGATCCATACCATGGAGTTTTTGGTTCCGATGCCAATCGTTATGCCAAAGATTTGCAAGATCACATTGATTTTGGTACTTCAGGAAAAGTTGCAGGATTTATAGCTGAAACAATTCAg GGAGCTGGAGGAGCAGTTGAATTGGCGCCTGGATACTTGAAACTGGTTTATGACATTGTACGCAAGGCTGGTGGTGTCTGCATTGTAGATGAAGTCCAAACTGGCTTTGGTCGAACAGGAAGCAATTACTGGGGCTTTGAAACACAGGGCGTCATTCCTGATATATTTACTATGGCAAAGGTCATTACCcataatctattttag